A single window of Granulibacter bethesdensis DNA harbors:
- the accC gene encoding acetyl-CoA carboxylase biotin carboxylase subunit, whose product MFHKILIANRGEIALRIQRACRELGIPTVAVHSTADADAMHVRLADESVCIGPPAARDSYLNTAAILGAATITGADAIHPGYGFLSENADFAEMVEAHGLTFIGPSPSHIRMMGDKIEAKHAMASLNVPLVPGSAGVVSDMEEARAVADRVKYPVLIKAAAGGGGRGMKVAHDESELAEAWRLARTEAAAAFGNDAVYIEKYLDKPRHIELQVLADSHGNVVHLGERDCSLQRRHQKLLEEAGSPALTAEERDRIGEVVTSGLRKLGYRNAGTLEFLYQDGQFAFIEMNTRLQVEHPVTEAITGIDLVREQIRIAAGEPLGYEQSDIRFQGHAIECRINAEDPLTFMPTPGRIEAFHAPGGLGVRVDSALYSGYVVPPYYDSMVAKLIVHAPTRPEAIARMSRALEEMAVVGISTTAELHQRVLADPEFQAGEYTIHWLEKFVAGQIPAA is encoded by the coding sequence ATGTTCCACAAAATCCTGATCGCCAATCGTGGTGAAATCGCGCTGAGAATCCAACGCGCCTGCCGTGAACTTGGCATTCCGACCGTCGCCGTGCATTCCACCGCGGATGCCGATGCGATGCATGTCCGTCTGGCGGATGAGAGTGTCTGTATCGGCCCGCCCGCTGCTCGTGACAGCTATCTCAACACGGCGGCCATTCTCGGGGCGGCGACCATCACCGGCGCCGATGCGATTCATCCCGGCTATGGCTTCCTGTCGGAAAACGCGGACTTTGCCGAAATGGTCGAGGCGCATGGCCTGACCTTCATAGGCCCCAGCCCGTCCCATATCCGTATGATGGGCGACAAGATCGAGGCCAAGCATGCTATGGCCTCGCTCAACGTGCCGCTGGTGCCGGGTTCGGCAGGCGTCGTGTCGGATATGGAGGAAGCCCGTGCCGTGGCGGATCGGGTGAAATATCCGGTTCTGATCAAGGCGGCGGCAGGTGGCGGCGGGCGTGGCATGAAAGTCGCGCATGATGAGAGCGAACTGGCTGAAGCATGGCGTTTGGCCCGTACTGAAGCCGCAGCCGCTTTTGGCAATGATGCCGTCTATATCGAAAAATACCTCGATAAACCGCGCCATATCGAATTGCAGGTTCTGGCCGATTCGCACGGCAATGTGGTCCATCTGGGTGAGCGTGACTGCTCTCTTCAGCGCCGGCATCAGAAACTGCTGGAAGAAGCTGGTTCTCCCGCCCTGACGGCGGAAGAACGTGACCGGATTGGCGAGGTCGTGACCTCCGGCCTGCGCAAGCTCGGCTACCGCAATGCGGGCACGCTGGAATTTTTATATCAGGACGGACAATTCGCTTTCATCGAGATGAACACTCGCTTGCAGGTCGAGCATCCGGTGACGGAAGCCATCACCGGCATCGACCTGGTGCGGGAGCAGATTCGGATCGCGGCCGGGGAGCCTCTCGGCTATGAGCAGTCGGATATTCGTTTCCAGGGTCATGCAATCGAGTGCCGCATCAATGCGGAAGATCCATTGACCTTTATGCCGACACCGGGCCGGATCGAGGCATTTCATGCGCCGGGTGGCTTGGGCGTGCGTGTGGATAGCGCGCTGTACAGCGGCTATGTGGTGCCGCCTTACTATGACAGCATGGTTGCCAAGCTGATTGTTCATGCTCCCACCCGTCCTGAAGCCATTGCGCGCATGAGCCGGGCGCTGGAGGAAATGGCCGTGGTGGGGATCAGCACGACGGCTGAATTACATCAGCGCGTTCTGGCTGATCCGGAATTTCAGGCCGGTGAATACACCATTCACTGGCTGGAGAAATTTGTAGCGGGGCAGATTCCTGCGGCTTGA
- the accB gene encoding acetyl-CoA carboxylase biotin carboxyl carrier protein: MSRVLFDAEAIRTLATILADTGLTEIEIIDNESRIRVARTPAPVTYIGGAPALAAPAVAAAPAPQVQAAPVAQEAVSAVDDAKHPGAVLSPMVGIAYLCPEPGAPSFISVGQPVTAGQTLLLIEAMKTFNQIKAAKAGTVSKILVGNGAPVEYGEPLVIIE; this comes from the coding sequence ATGAGCCGCGTTCTGTTCGACGCGGAGGCCATCCGCACCCTGGCGACAATTCTTGCGGATACAGGCCTGACGGAAATCGAGATCATCGATAACGAAAGCCGTATCCGTGTTGCGCGGACCCCAGCCCCCGTTACCTATATCGGTGGTGCCCCTGCCCTGGCGGCTCCGGCGGTAGCAGCGGCACCGGCCCCGCAGGTGCAGGCGGCCCCTGTGGCGCAGGAGGCTGTCTCTGCCGTGGATGATGCGAAACATCCCGGTGCGGTGCTCAGCCCCATGGTCGGTATTGCCTATCTGTGCCCGGAACCGGGCGCGCCTTCTTTCATCTCTGTGGGTCAGCCGGTGACGGCCGGGCAAACCCTGTTGCTGATTGAGGCGATGAAAACTTTCAATCAGATCAAGGCCGCGAAAGCGGGCACGGTCTCGAAAATTCTCGTCGGCAATGGTGCGCCGGTCGAGTATGGCGAGCCGCTTGTGATCATTGAGTGA
- the aroQ gene encoding type II 3-dehydroquinate dehydratase encodes MTRPLIAVLNGPNLNMLGVRQPEMYGSVTLDDVEALCAETAEELGLAVNFRQTNGEGELISWVQECRGRAAGIVINPAGYTHTSVALMDALLAVDLPVVEVHISNIHRRETFRRRSYVSQAADGIICGLGVRGYALALRAMADLLDEQTDLPDDHSDRDQAFHPYEGEEGA; translated from the coding sequence ATGACCAGACCTTTGATTGCCGTCCTGAACGGCCCGAATCTGAATATGCTCGGCGTGCGTCAGCCGGAGATGTATGGCTCCGTGACGCTTGATGATGTCGAGGCGCTGTGCGCCGAAACGGCAGAGGAGCTTGGGCTTGCCGTTAATTTCAGGCAGACCAATGGCGAGGGTGAGCTGATTTCCTGGGTGCAGGAATGCCGCGGCCGTGCCGCTGGCATCGTGATCAATCCGGCTGGCTATACCCATACTTCTGTGGCCCTGATGGATGCGCTGCTTGCGGTGGATCTGCCGGTGGTCGAGGTGCATATCAGCAATATTCACCGGCGCGAGACTTTCCGCCGCCGGTCTTACGTCAGCCAGGCGGCTGACGGCATTATCTGTGGTCTCGGCGTGCGCGGATATGCCCTGGCGTTGCGCGCCATGGCGGACCTGCTGGACGAACAGACCGATCTGCCCGATGATCATTCTGATCGGGATCAAGCTTTTCACCCTTATGAAGGAGAAGAGGGCGCATGA
- the thiS gene encoding sulfur carrier protein ThiS has product MTDGAFITVNGLSHALSRPTTVAALLEDIGLDRVKIAVERNESIVPRSLYEQTLLDDGDVLEIVHFIGGG; this is encoded by the coding sequence ATGACGGATGGCGCTTTCATCACCGTCAATGGCCTGTCGCATGCCCTTTCCCGCCCAACCACTGTTGCGGCATTGCTGGAAGACATCGGGCTGGACCGCGTCAAAATCGCTGTAGAGCGCAATGAAAGCATCGTACCGCGCTCGCTCTATGAACAGACCCTGCTGGATGATGGCGACGTGCTGGAAATCGTTCATTTCATCGGCGGCGGCTAA
- a CDS encoding thiazole synthase, with protein sequence MTTVSPTHGSGFAASGVEAENNDRWSVAGRRFTSRLIVGTGRYKDLPETAAAIAASGAEIVTVAVRRVNLSDPSAPMLQDYVSPRDYTYLPNTAGCHTAKDAVRTLRLAREAGGWNLVKLEVLGPPPHLYPDMAATMEAAAALIEDGFEVMVYCADDPVAAKRLEEMGCVAIMPLGAPIGSGLGLQNPAMLSLIIEQAKVPVLVDAGIGTASDAAVAMQIGCDAVLLNSAIAHAGNPVLMAQAMKHAVQAGRLAHLAGRMPRRMGADPSSPLTGLIS encoded by the coding sequence ATGACGACGGTTTCACCGACACACGGCTCCGGCTTTGCCGCATCAGGTGTGGAGGCTGAGAACAATGATCGCTGGAGCGTAGCCGGGCGACGCTTCACATCCCGCCTGATCGTCGGCACTGGTCGCTACAAGGATCTGCCGGAAACTGCCGCCGCCATCGCCGCATCGGGGGCCGAGATCGTCACCGTCGCCGTCAGACGCGTGAACCTGTCCGATCCCTCCGCGCCGATGCTTCAGGATTACGTCAGCCCGCGCGACTATACCTATCTGCCCAACACCGCAGGCTGCCACACGGCAAAAGACGCGGTGAGAACCCTGCGTCTGGCCCGCGAGGCAGGCGGATGGAATCTGGTCAAACTTGAAGTGCTGGGACCACCCCCTCACCTCTATCCCGATATGGCCGCAACCATGGAAGCCGCGGCCGCCCTGATTGAGGACGGATTCGAGGTCATGGTCTATTGTGCCGATGATCCCGTCGCCGCGAAACGGCTGGAGGAAATGGGCTGTGTGGCGATCATGCCGCTTGGTGCACCGATCGGCTCCGGGCTGGGATTACAGAATCCGGCCATGCTGTCCCTCATCATCGAACAGGCGAAAGTGCCCGTGCTGGTGGATGCGGGAATCGGCACCGCCAGCGATGCCGCTGTGGCCATGCAGATCGGCTGTGATGCGGTTTTGCTGAACAGCGCCATTGCTCATGCCGGGAATCCGGTGCTGATGGCGCAGGCGATGAAACATGCCGTACAGGCGGGGCGTCTGGCGCATCTGGCCGGACGCATGCCACGTCGGATGGGGGCGGACCCGTCCTCACCCCTGACCGGGCTGATTTCCTGA
- a CDS encoding DUF3297 family protein: MTDTLPDRLSTNPESPYFNAPLLERGVGIRFNGEEKNNVDEYCVSEGWVRVIVGKALDRKGHPMTIKLQGKVEPYIRETEAEAE; the protein is encoded by the coding sequence ATGACCGATACCCTTCCCGACCGGCTGTCCACCAATCCGGAAAGTCCCTATTTCAACGCCCCTTTGCTGGAACGCGGTGTCGGCATCCGATTCAACGGCGAAGAAAAAAACAATGTCGATGAATACTGTGTCAGCGAAGGCTGGGTGCGTGTGATCGTCGGCAAGGCTCTGGACCGCAAGGGCCATCCGATGACCATCAAGCTGCAAGGCAAGGTGGAGCCTTACATCCGTGAGACGGAGGCAGAGGCCGAATAA
- a CDS encoding alpha/beta fold hydrolase, with product MQVPFPRLNALVPPSGLFRLADETALPYRAWMPTDIPKDGPWAVVLALHGMNDSRDAWEYPAPVLAAAGIAVIAPDQRGFGASPSRGYWSGGEAMAQDAAAMLRQLRQRYPHSRIFAMGESMGGAVLMLTATLPDAPAVDGYILSAPAVWGRRKMNIALRSTLWLALHTIPGARLGPGPVRVKASDNRTALLRLGHDPLTLHKTRVDVIGGVVDLMDQALESARYVKGPALFLYGAHDELVPNRAMRTAWAALAPRVGPREEGEDKRDVCFAYYADGYHLLFRDQRRDLPIQDVIAWMMAIAGGRSDRPLPSGADHEAIGWLRAAQGR from the coding sequence ATGCAGGTGCCTTTTCCCCGGTTGAATGCTTTGGTTCCTCCGTCCGGTCTGTTCAGGCTGGCAGATGAAACAGCATTGCCATATCGCGCATGGATGCCGACCGACATACCCAAGGATGGCCCATGGGCAGTGGTGCTGGCCCTGCACGGAATGAACGATTCCCGTGATGCATGGGAGTATCCCGCCCCTGTTCTGGCGGCAGCGGGTATTGCCGTGATCGCGCCGGATCAGCGCGGCTTCGGTGCATCGCCATCCCGTGGTTACTGGTCGGGCGGGGAGGCTATGGCGCAGGATGCCGCCGCCATGCTGCGTCAGCTGCGTCAGCGTTATCCGCACAGCCGGATTTTTGCGATGGGCGAAAGCATGGGGGGCGCGGTGCTGATGCTGACTGCAACGCTGCCTGATGCTCCGGCGGTTGACGGCTATATTCTCTCTGCTCCGGCTGTGTGGGGGCGTAGAAAAATGAATATCGCCCTGCGCAGCACGCTCTGGTTGGCGCTGCATACGATTCCTGGGGCACGGCTTGGTCCCGGCCCGGTGCGGGTCAAGGCAAGCGATAACAGAACCGCCCTGCTCCGGCTGGGGCATGATCCGTTGACCCTTCATAAAACGCGCGTCGATGTGATTGGCGGTGTGGTCGATCTGATGGATCAGGCGCTGGAATCGGCACGGTATGTAAAGGGGCCGGCCCTGTTTCTATATGGCGCCCATGACGAACTGGTGCCGAACCGCGCCATGCGTACCGCTTGGGCGGCTCTGGCACCACGGGTGGGGCCAAGGGAAGAGGGTGAAGATAAGCGGGATGTGTGCTTTGCCTATTACGCGGATGGTTATCACCTGCTGTTCCGTGATCAGCGGCGAGACCTTCCCATCCAGGATGTCATCGCATGGATGATGGCCATTGCCGGTGGAAGAAGCGACAGGCCACTGCCGTCAGGAGCAGACCATGAGGCAATAGGGTGGTTGCGTGCGGCGCAAGGCAGATGA
- a CDS encoding zinc-finger domain-containing protein, with product MTTPPIDYASVSAERGEPTPVAPAGLNAPSSETILVDSRVVSCDGGNAPLGHPRVWLRIVGQRVMCPYCSRLYVLTADAPAVAAH from the coding sequence ATGACCACACCGCCCATCGATTATGCCTCCGTCTCTGCGGAGCGGGGGGAACCAACCCCCGTGGCTCCCGCCGGGTTGAATGCTCCATCCAGCGAGACCATTCTGGTCGACAGCCGTGTCGTTTCCTGCGATGGCGGAAATGCGCCGCTGGGGCACCCTCGCGTGTGGCTGCGGATCGTCGGGCAACGGGTTATGTGCCCTTATTGTTCCCGCCTCTATGTGCTGACGGCCGATGCCCCTGCCGTAGCGGCCCACTGA
- the polA gene encoding DNA polymerase I: protein MSTSPTPDAALPDSTHLILIDGSGFIFRAFHALPPMTRPDGTPVNAVFGFTNMLARFLKDHVGTHLAVIFDAGRTTFRNRLYPAYKAHRPEPPPELLPQFALIREATAAFGVPAIELADWEADDLIASYARAAVTRGGRVTIVSSDKDLMQLIQPGVEMQDPIKQKTIGPAEVMEKFGVTPEKMIDVQALMGDSVDNVPGVPGIGPKTAAQLINDYGDLEGVLASLETMKPSKRRDNLVAHAEDARISRQLVALSQDAPLPVPITDLSVRQPDAAVLQDWLNAQGFRSTAARLGLETSGSTSPSSPAASRTAAAPPAAAATLPPSSAPFGPYQTVTTVEALEPWLAEARKAGLFAMDTETDGLDAQQCRLVGISLAVAPGKACYIPLDHQTTLDQPVRQPAITEIAAALNPVLADPAVLKIFQNGKFDLAVLRRHQMPVIAPIDDTMLISYAQEAGAHGHGMDELSVLHLGHSPISYDQVTGTGRNRLPFPQVPIDKATAYAAEDADVTLRLWHVLRPRLRETKSLTIYEQMERPLVPVLCAMEAVGIRVDEAELRRMSADFALRMADMETEIHQLAGRPFNLASPKQLGEVLFDEIGLTGSKRSKTGAWGTDAATLQAIADESGHALPARILDWRQLAKLKSTYADALVEDVNPRTGRVHTSFQMAITTTGRLSSNEPNLQNIPIRTEEGSRIRRAFIADPGHVLISADYSQIELRLLAHVADIPQLKDSFANGEDIHARTASEVFGVPMQGMDSLTRRRAKAINFGIIYGISAFGLARSLAISPGEARQYIDAYFARYPGIRDYMERTKEEARINGFVVTPFGRRCWVPGIADRNPARRGYAERQAINAPLQGGAADIIKRAMVRLPAVLADNSFQTRMLLQVHDELLFEAQEAEAEAVARLVTTTMQDAARISVPLVVETGIGSNWGEAH, encoded by the coding sequence GTGAGCACCTCCCCGACGCCGGATGCAGCGCTTCCGGACAGCACCCATTTGATCCTGATCGATGGATCTGGATTCATTTTCCGCGCCTTCCACGCCTTGCCGCCGATGACCAGACCGGATGGCACGCCGGTCAATGCCGTCTTCGGCTTTACCAACATGCTGGCGCGGTTTCTGAAAGATCACGTTGGCACGCATCTGGCGGTGATTTTCGATGCCGGGCGAACCACTTTCCGCAATCGGCTCTATCCGGCCTACAAGGCGCATCGTCCGGAGCCACCGCCGGAGCTGCTCCCGCAATTCGCGCTGATCCGGGAGGCCACCGCCGCCTTCGGCGTCCCTGCGATCGAACTGGCCGACTGGGAAGCGGATGACCTGATCGCCTCCTATGCCCGTGCTGCGGTCACACGGGGCGGGCGTGTCACTATCGTCTCCTCCGACAAGGATCTGATGCAGTTGATCCAGCCGGGTGTGGAGATGCAGGATCCCATCAAACAAAAAACCATCGGCCCCGCCGAGGTGATGGAAAAATTCGGCGTTACGCCAGAGAAAATGATCGACGTGCAGGCCCTGATGGGGGACAGCGTCGATAACGTCCCCGGCGTTCCCGGGATTGGCCCCAAAACCGCTGCCCAGCTCATCAATGACTATGGCGATCTCGAGGGTGTTCTCGCATCACTGGAAACAATGAAGCCCAGCAAGCGCCGGGACAATCTCGTTGCCCATGCCGAGGATGCGCGGATTTCCCGTCAACTGGTGGCACTGAGTCAGGATGCCCCGCTACCAGTGCCGATCACCGATCTGAGTGTTCGTCAGCCGGATGCTGCCGTTCTGCAGGACTGGCTGAATGCGCAAGGGTTCCGCAGCACCGCGGCAAGGCTCGGGCTTGAGACAAGCGGCAGCACTTCCCCCTCCTCTCCCGCTGCCAGCAGAACTGCGGCCGCCCCCCCTGCGGCAGCAGCCACCCTTCCTCCTTCCTCCGCGCCCTTCGGCCCTTATCAAACCGTCACGACCGTCGAAGCGCTGGAACCATGGCTGGCGGAAGCGCGGAAAGCCGGCTTGTTTGCTATGGACACCGAAACCGACGGGCTGGATGCACAACAATGCAGACTCGTTGGCATTTCGCTCGCAGTTGCACCGGGGAAAGCCTGCTATATCCCGCTCGATCACCAGACCACGCTGGATCAGCCGGTCCGCCAGCCGGCCATTACGGAAATTGCCGCTGCGCTCAACCCGGTTCTGGCCGATCCGGCTGTTCTGAAAATCTTTCAGAACGGCAAGTTCGATCTCGCCGTGCTGCGCCGCCATCAAATGCCGGTCATCGCCCCGATCGACGACACCATGCTGATTTCCTATGCTCAGGAAGCTGGTGCGCACGGGCATGGCATGGACGAGCTTTCCGTCCTCCATCTAGGACACAGCCCGATTTCCTATGATCAGGTGACCGGCACCGGGCGCAATCGTCTGCCCTTCCCGCAAGTTCCCATCGACAAGGCCACCGCGTATGCCGCCGAGGATGCCGATGTCACGCTGCGTCTGTGGCATGTGCTGCGGCCCCGCCTGCGCGAGACTAAATCCCTGACCATCTATGAGCAGATGGAGCGGCCGTTAGTGCCGGTGCTCTGCGCCATGGAAGCAGTCGGCATTCGGGTCGATGAAGCCGAGTTACGGCGTATGTCGGCAGATTTCGCCCTGCGCATGGCAGACATGGAAACGGAAATTCATCAGTTGGCAGGCCGCCCGTTCAACCTCGCCAGCCCGAAACAGCTGGGAGAGGTGCTGTTCGACGAAATCGGCCTAACCGGCAGCAAGCGATCCAAAACCGGCGCATGGGGCACGGATGCGGCCACGTTGCAGGCGATTGCGGATGAAAGCGGCCATGCCTTGCCCGCCCGTATCCTGGATTGGCGCCAACTGGCCAAGCTGAAATCCACCTATGCCGATGCGCTGGTGGAGGATGTCAATCCACGGACCGGTCGGGTTCATACCTCGTTCCAGATGGCGATCACCACCACGGGGCGTCTGTCCTCCAACGAGCCGAATTTGCAAAATATCCCGATCCGCACCGAGGAAGGCAGCCGCATCCGGCGAGCTTTCATCGCCGATCCCGGCCATGTGCTGATCAGCGCCGATTACAGCCAGATCGAACTGCGTCTGCTGGCGCATGTCGCCGATATTCCGCAGTTGAAGGACAGCTTCGCCAACGGTGAGGACATTCATGCCCGCACCGCGAGCGAAGTGTTCGGCGTGCCGATGCAGGGCATGGATTCCCTGACCCGCAGACGGGCGAAGGCGATCAATTTCGGCATTATTTACGGCATCAGCGCCTTTGGTCTGGCACGGTCGCTGGCCATTTCTCCGGGCGAGGCGCGTCAGTATATCGATGCTTATTTCGCCCGCTATCCGGGCATCCGGGACTACATGGAGCGAACCAAGGAAGAAGCGCGAATCAACGGTTTCGTGGTCACGCCCTTCGGACGCCGCTGCTGGGTGCCGGGCATCGCCGACCGCAACCCGGCAAGGCGCGGTTATGCGGAACGGCAGGCGATCAATGCCCCGCTTCAGGGTGGCGCCGCGGATATCATCAAACGCGCCATGGTCCGGCTGCCTGCCGTGCTGGCTGACAACAGTTTTCAAACCCGCATGTTGCTTCAGGTGCATGACGAATTGCTGTTCGAGGCCCAGGAGGCCGAAGCCGAAGCTGTCGCCCGTCTGGTCACCACGACCATGCAGGATGCCGCCCGGATTTCAGTGCCGCTGGTGGTGGAAACCGGGATCGGGAGCAACTGGGGCGAGGCTCACTGA
- a CDS encoding pirin family protein yields the protein MIEKRPFAGLGHANHGWLNATHHFSFAHYYEPARMGWGALRVWNDDEIAADSGFPMHPHANMEIITYVREGAITHRDSLGNHGRTEAGDVQVMSAGSGIRHAEHNRESGRTRLFQIWIEPATEGGTPSWGQRPFPREQREGRFTILASGIAGDDALPIRANARVLAATVGAGQTLMLDADPERHLYLVPATGRISVNGVQVDARDGLAITQEERLEITGLEQAELVLVDSE from the coding sequence ATGATCGAGAAAAGGCCATTTGCCGGGCTGGGCCACGCCAATCATGGCTGGCTGAACGCAACGCATCATTTTTCGTTCGCACATTACTATGAGCCGGCCCGGATGGGCTGGGGTGCGCTGCGCGTCTGGAACGATGACGAGATTGCAGCGGATTCCGGTTTCCCCATGCATCCTCACGCTAATATGGAAATCATTACCTATGTGCGGGAGGGGGCGATCACGCATCGTGATTCGCTGGGGAATCATGGAAGGACCGAAGCCGGGGATGTGCAGGTCATGTCCGCTGGCTCGGGGATCCGTCACGCCGAGCATAATCGGGAGAGCGGCAGGACCCGGCTGTTCCAGATATGGATCGAGCCTGCCACGGAAGGCGGCACGCCCTCATGGGGACAGCGCCCGTTTCCAAGGGAGCAGCGGGAAGGCCGGTTTACGATCCTCGCCAGCGGCATAGCGGGAGATGACGCCTTGCCGATCCGGGCCAATGCGCGTGTGCTGGCGGCAACGGTAGGGGCCGGACAGACCCTGATGCTGGATGCCGATCCGGAGCGGCATCTGTATCTGGTGCCAGCAACCGGCCGGATCAGTGTGAACGGCGTGCAAGTCGATGCCCGTGATGGTCTGGCGATCACGCAGGAGGAACGGCTGGAGATTACCGGACTCGAACAGGCCGAGCTTGTGCTGGTCGATTCCGAATAA
- a CDS encoding DUF4412 domain-containing protein — translation MMTSGLKWTAMAGVLASFMAGGSCLAAETAPLVIPSKNVQVLYDTVDPDGSRHQAMVTVLASAGKLRIETPNSKDYIIIDRKAGNGVMVIDGQKSVMPLPPGAAQSMTFEPPKNARFNKTGTEVIAGQPCTVYDVTEPNAQGSIVCLTADGVLLNAHERAQNGASLMAVKVSYSNITPAYFDVPKEYRMMRQPGQ, via the coding sequence ATGATGACGTCAGGACTGAAATGGACGGCTATGGCCGGTGTGCTGGCGTCCTTCATGGCGGGGGGGTCCTGTCTGGCGGCAGAGACCGCACCGCTCGTCATTCCCTCGAAAAACGTGCAGGTGCTGTATGATACGGTGGATCCTGATGGCTCCCGGCATCAGGCTATGGTGACGGTGCTGGCATCTGCCGGAAAGCTTCGGATCGAGACGCCGAATTCGAAAGATTACATCATTATCGACCGGAAGGCTGGCAATGGAGTGATGGTCATCGACGGACAGAAATCTGTCATGCCGCTGCCTCCGGGCGCGGCGCAGAGCATGACTTTCGAACCGCCTAAAAATGCCCGCTTCAACAAGACCGGAACCGAGGTGATCGCAGGCCAGCCCTGTACAGTTTACGATGTGACTGAGCCGAACGCACAGGGCAGCATCGTCTGCCTGACTGCGGATGGCGTGCTGCTGAATGCGCATGAACGCGCACAGAACGGGGCTAGTCTGATGGCTGTGAAAGTATCCTACAGCAATATTACCCCGGCCTATTTCGATGTGCCCAAAGAGTACAGGATGATGCGCCAGCCAGGTCAGTAA
- a CDS encoding LysR substrate-binding domain-containing protein: MLPMNLAGLSLRDLEYAVAVSELRHFGRAAEQCGVSQPALSEQVRKLEDLLGVTLFDRGNRQVRPTEQGEAILSQARGILQQARLLLEMAQSQQGSLTGTLRLGVIPTLGPYYLPSVLRSVLGRLPGLSLQIEELKTGDLLDALRVGKLDIGLLAWLSPMDGIVAEPILDEPFMLACPTGHPLAFRRDVNLDELPVDGLLLLEEGHCLRDQALSLCARQGSRTAHTQKQRFACSLEMLRHMIAAGEGYSLLPALAARGREDLHGLLSLSPLTDSAARRICLIWRGSDPRGDGYGRLAGLLRDNVPEGALPVMPDRLK; the protein is encoded by the coding sequence GTGCTCCCTATGAACCTGGCTGGGTTGTCGCTGCGCGATCTGGAATATGCTGTCGCTGTCAGCGAGTTGCGGCATTTTGGGCGTGCCGCCGAGCAATGCGGCGTCAGTCAGCCCGCCTTGAGCGAACAGGTCAGAAAACTTGAGGATCTGCTTGGTGTCACCTTGTTCGATCGTGGCAATCGTCAGGTCCGCCCCACGGAGCAGGGGGAAGCGATTCTCTCCCAGGCGCGCGGCATTTTGCAGCAGGCGCGGCTGTTGCTGGAAATGGCGCAGTCACAACAGGGCAGCCTGACCGGTACGCTGCGGCTTGGTGTGATCCCGACTTTGGGACCGTACTATCTGCCATCCGTGCTGCGGAGTGTGCTGGGCCGTCTACCGGGCCTGTCGCTCCAGATTGAGGAACTGAAAACGGGTGATCTGCTGGATGCTTTACGCGTTGGAAAACTCGATATCGGGTTGCTGGCGTGGCTCAGCCCGATGGACGGAATTGTAGCCGAGCCGATTCTGGATGAACCCTTCATGCTGGCGTGCCCGACCGGTCATCCGCTGGCATTCCGGCGCGATGTCAATCTGGACGAATTGCCGGTTGATGGGCTGTTACTGCTGGAGGAAGGGCATTGTCTGCGTGATCAGGCATTGTCGCTCTGTGCCCGACAGGGAAGCAGAACCGCGCATACGCAGAAACAGCGGTTTGCATGTAGTCTGGAAATGCTGCGGCATATGATAGCGGCCGGGGAGGGATATTCCCTGCTGCCTGCCCTCGCCGCACGGGGACGGGAGGATTTGCACGGTCTGCTATCCCTGTCTCCTCTGACGGATTCCGCTGCCCGCCGGATCTGCCTGATCTGGCGTGGGTCTGATCCTCGCGGCGACGGCTACGGGCGTCTTGCCGGGTTGCTGCGGGACAATGTTCCCGAGGGTGCGCTGCCTGTCATGCCGGACCGCTTGAAATAA